The Tubulanus polymorphus chromosome 6, tnTubPoly1.2, whole genome shotgun sequence genome includes a region encoding these proteins:
- the LOC141907002 gene encoding glycerophosphocholine cholinephosphodiesterase ENPP6-like: MNAADTTTNATYDVRQPVGRHTSSMARYLCPYFLCMLLLAYLQHTLAAPAASPSNSHNNNNNNNNNKLLVLLFDGLRWDYVADDDRSLPGFATVFKNGVKADHLRPVFPTLCYPNLYSLATGLYPESHGMIGNYMYDSVEDEHFKAKSTKSFWWNGAEPIWITAKKQGKRSGWYYWPGCEVKIHGYTPDLCKPYYYYPSKKDVSSAVLDAVTRLRDDSLDIAGVYSEVLDVTGHRHASDSSQMRTALSDVDSIVILAVAEIKKHGLQNSVNLMIVSDHGTTPVSLSRVINLRELVKESQVDRMLDGGPYVNIWPAQNQLKQVYTILKYSKEPMTVYLKEDLPERWHYKNSARVAPITVVADPGWYIISHHKGFPMYTSNRYPAAAVHGYDNQHPDMWGMFAATGPDFKRGLKVGGVSIVDVYALMCRSVGLAPAHNNATWSNVAQLIDDDDENHSISSAVADPKYDVVKATSVAASSPDSTRFRSVVLMTVFSVLAAVAGRLV; this comes from the exons ATGAACGCCGCTGATACTACGACTAACGCCACCTATGATGTACGCCAGCCGGTCGGGCGCCACACCTCGTCGATGGCGCGATATCTCTGCCCGTATTTCCTGTGCATGTTGCTGCTAGCGTATTTACAGCATACGCTAGCCGCGCCCGCTGCATCGCCTAGCAACagtcataataataataataataataataataataaactgCTCGTATTGTTGTTCGACGGATTACGCTGGGATTATGTTGCCGATGACGACCGCAGTTTACCGGGGTTCGCGACCGTTTTTAAAAACGGGGTGAAAGCCGATCACCTGCGACCGGTTTTCCCGACGCTGTGCTACCCGAATCTctactcgcttgccacag GTCTATATCCGGAGAGTCACGGTATGATCGGTAATTACATGTACGACAGCGTCGAAGACGAACATTTCAAAGCGAAATCGACGAAATCTTTTTGGTGGAACGGTGCTGAACCGATTTGGATCACTGCGAAAAAACAG GGTAAACGCAGTGGTTGGTATTACTGGCCAGGTTGTGAAGTGAAGATTCACGGTTATACTCCGGATTTGTGTAAACCGTATTATTACTACCCGAGCAAGAAGGACGTCTCCTCGGCCGTACTGGACGCTGTTACTAGACTGCGCGACGACTCTTTAGATATCGCCG GTGTATACAGTGAGGTATTAGACGTGACCGGTCACCGCCACGCGTCCGACTCCAGCCAGATGAGAACGGCTCTCAGCGATGTCGATTCGATCGTGATACTCGCCGTCGCCGAGATTAAAAAACACGGTCTGCAAAACTCGGTGAATCTGATGATCGTCTCCGATCACGGGACGACCCCCGTGTCGCTGTCGAGAGTCATCAATCTACGAGAGCTCGTCAAAGAGTCGCAGGTCGATAGAATGCTGGACGGCGGGCCGTACGTGAACATCTGGCCGgcgcagaaccaattaaaacAG GTGTAcacgattttgaaatattccaaaGAACCGATGACGGTTTATTTAAAAGAAGATCTTCCGGAACGATGGCATTATAAAAACAGCGCACGAGTCGCGCCGATAACAGTAGTGGCCGATCCAGGCTGGTACATCATATCG CATCATAAAGGATTTCCGATGTACACAAGTAATCGTTACCCGGCCGCAGCCGTACACGGGTATGATAATCAACATCCAGACATGTGGGGAATGTTCGCCGCTACTGGACCAG attttaagCGAGGTCTCAAGGTCGGTGGAGTATCGATAGTTGACGTTTACGCGTTGATGTGTCGCAGCGTCGGACTGGCGCCCGCTCATAACAACGCCACCTGGTCGAACGTAGCCCAACtaatcgacgacgacgacgaaaatCATTCCATATCATCGGCGGTCGCCGATCCGAAATACGACGTCGTCAAGGCGACGAGTGTTGCGGCGTCGTCGCCGGATTCGACCCGATTCCGATCCGTAGTCCTGATGACGGTGTTTAGCGTTTTGGCCGCCGTCGCCGGTCGGTTGGTTTAA